A stretch of Leptospira andrefontaineae DNA encodes these proteins:
- a CDS encoding methyl-accepting chemotaxis protein codes for MKNINKEISVFSARFLFLTEGLGYLIGTPFAIVFLIHFMDLDLKGADSLWFVMGVIFVLGLITSSLSSFYKLKPLRKYSKQFAEGAVTRETVMGAQKAVFRLPVLHALDILVRIWLGGGIFVVSLGIFLPISKTDYSILLGLIVFGGLWSAVYFYLIADWLKDNLTRTDLFGSISLESLVKLNLTKTLALIFFSIVLVLAIGVSLVVYKLNYESLKNAFTNQMVNVAQTLDLLTQGIYEDTEEEAELIIRNKTLGLLVSQKKWKEAENFLNNFLGSSQRFEGIAVWKEAGDWFSHSVGTGTLASSAIVPLTSAFQLPGADEIRNMNKEKAFFFSEPSNSTQNGSPVILYIREFELSDGSKAFLVFSVRIGDLTNNIVQSIKIGKTGYPGLLTPKMTFLNHISENMRLKKMEDLPFAKSFINAQDGVAIKYVMDGAYKSMVVHTNKKYGFRSFVTIVNEEVSKEAISTIFYMLAISFSGLFVIGFIIYFILSKSLKPLRDSQNLIEKMSEGDLTHKLTVLSRDEIGEMAISINEFNRKVRAVLHKIFDASHSLANSSEEMSGTLKTISDNAQSQAAASEEISASIEEISAGMDAISYRTKEQVSLLNSLDSEMVEFSGSILATSENLENTLSHVKEITDEARRGGKSLELTDQSIRKISQSSDQITGVIEIITTISEQIHLLALNAAIEAARAGAAGKGFAVVADEISKLADKTSDSMKEIENIIQANETEIGIGVSNIRDTVSVIGGIIQRIETIYIRMNEVSSVMGEQLVRNKVVNKKGQEVKERSEGIQTAIQEQKLAIEEISKTISSINDLTQSNASSTEELSSGSVGLAHLSEDLKNQAEYFHF; via the coding sequence ATGAAAAACATAAACAAAGAAATTTCCGTCTTCTCCGCAAGGTTTCTATTCTTAACGGAAGGTCTAGGTTATTTGATCGGAACTCCATTTGCGATCGTATTTTTGATCCATTTTATGGACTTGGATCTCAAAGGAGCAGACTCTCTTTGGTTCGTCATGGGAGTGATCTTCGTTCTAGGACTCATCACCAGTTCACTTTCTTCTTTTTATAAATTAAAACCGTTACGAAAATATTCCAAACAATTTGCAGAAGGTGCTGTGACTAGAGAAACAGTCATGGGCGCTCAAAAAGCAGTCTTCCGTCTTCCAGTTCTTCACGCCCTAGACATACTCGTCCGGATCTGGTTAGGAGGAGGGATCTTTGTAGTTTCACTTGGGATATTTCTTCCGATCAGCAAAACGGATTATTCTATTCTTTTAGGACTGATCGTATTCGGGGGCCTATGGAGTGCCGTTTATTTTTATCTGATTGCTGATTGGCTAAAGGACAATTTAACAAGAACAGATCTATTCGGCTCCATTTCATTAGAATCCCTTGTTAAACTCAATCTAACCAAAACACTCGCATTGATCTTCTTTTCCATCGTCCTGGTTTTGGCAATCGGGGTTTCTCTAGTAGTTTATAAGCTTAATTATGAATCTTTAAAGAATGCTTTTACTAACCAAATGGTGAATGTTGCTCAAACCCTGGACCTTCTCACCCAAGGGATTTACGAGGACACAGAAGAGGAAGCTGAACTCATTATCCGAAACAAAACCTTAGGGCTCTTGGTCTCTCAGAAAAAATGGAAAGAAGCGGAGAATTTCCTAAATAATTTTTTAGGATCCAGCCAAAGATTCGAAGGAATAGCGGTTTGGAAAGAGGCGGGAGACTGGTTCTCTCATTCTGTAGGAACAGGAACCTTAGCAAGTAGCGCAATAGTTCCTTTAACTTCTGCTTTCCAACTTCCAGGAGCTGATGAGATCAGAAATATGAATAAGGAGAAGGCTTTCTTTTTTAGCGAACCTTCTAATTCCACCCAAAACGGTTCTCCAGTCATTTTGTATATTAGAGAATTTGAATTGAGTGATGGCTCTAAAGCGTTTTTGGTATTTTCAGTTCGGATAGGAGATCTGACAAATAATATCGTTCAATCCATCAAGATTGGAAAAACAGGTTATCCCGGGCTTCTCACTCCTAAAATGACCTTCTTAAATCATATCAGCGAAAATATGAGATTAAAAAAGATGGAAGATCTTCCTTTCGCTAAGTCATTCATAAATGCGCAAGATGGAGTCGCTATCAAGTACGTGATGGATGGCGCTTATAAATCTATGGTAGTTCATACAAATAAAAAGTATGGATTTAGATCTTTTGTGACCATAGTAAATGAAGAAGTTTCTAAGGAAGCAATTTCTACTATCTTCTATATGTTAGCGATCTCATTTAGCGGATTGTTTGTGATTGGATTTATCATTTATTTCATTTTATCCAAAAGTTTAAAACCTTTAAGAGATAGCCAAAACCTGATCGAAAAAATGTCGGAAGGAGATCTTACTCATAAGCTCACAGTTCTTTCCAGAGATGAGATCGGAGAAATGGCGATCAGTATCAATGAATTCAATCGTAAAGTAAGAGCAGTTCTTCATAAAATTTTCGATGCGTCTCATAGTTTGGCAAATTCTTCCGAAGAAATGTCAGGCACCTTAAAAACGATCTCGGATAATGCACAAAGCCAAGCAGCCGCCTCCGAGGAAATTTCAGCTTCTATCGAGGAGATCTCTGCGGGAATGGATGCAATCTCTTATAGAACAAAAGAACAAGTCAGTCTTCTAAACTCTTTGGATTCCGAGATGGTGGAATTTTCCGGTTCTATCCTGGCCACTTCTGAAAATCTAGAAAATACTCTTTCGCATGTGAAAGAGATCACTGATGAAGCGAGAAGAGGAGGAAAATCTCTGGAACTCACTGACCAAAGTATCCGTAAAATTTCCCAGAGTTCCGACCAGATCACAGGTGTGATCGAAATTATCACAACAATTTCAGAACAGATCCATCTTCTCGCGTTGAACGCTGCTATCGAGGCCGCAAGAGCCGGTGCCGCAGGAAAAGGGTTTGCAGTAGTCGCAGACGAAATTTCCAAACTTGCCGACAAAACTTCCGACAGCATGAAGGAGATAGAAAATATCATCCAAGCAAACGAAACTGAGATCGGGATCGGAGTCAGTAATATCCGGGACACAGTAAGTGTGATCGGAGGGATTATCCAGAGAATTGAAACAATCTATATACGGATGAATGAAGTATCTTCCGTGATGGGAGAGCAGTTGGTCCGAAATAAGGTCGTAAACAAAAAAGGCCAGGAA